A window of the Candidatus Kryptoniota bacterium genome harbors these coding sequences:
- a CDS encoding OsmC family protein — protein sequence MSEKSAVVRQVRGMTFVGLTESGHWVSVDGPPDFGGSNAAIRPKELVLIALGACTGSDVASILQKKKIKLSGFEVKLKAHVADEHPQVYTKIHIEYVFYGENLSKPDLERAIDLSQNKYCPVSAMLRPSVELTNSYVILPPEDFQNPKSIL from the coding sequence ATGTCTGAAAAATCTGCAGTAGTAAGACAGGTGAGAGGTATGACTTTTGTCGGACTCACAGAATCAGGGCACTGGGTCAGCGTCGACGGACCTCCCGACTTTGGCGGGTCCAATGCAGCAATCCGGCCGAAGGAATTGGTCCTTATCGCACTCGGTGCTTGCACCGGAAGTGATGTCGCCTCGATCCTGCAGAAGAAAAAAATCAAGCTTTCCGGATTCGAAGTAAAACTGAAAGCCCACGTCGCCGATGAACACCCGCAAGTCTATACAAAGATTCACATCGAGTATGTCTTCTATGGCGAGAATCTTTCGAAACCTGACCTCGAACGAGCTATCGACCTTTCACAAAATAAATATTGTCCTGTCAGCGCTATGCTCAGACCGTCAGTAGAGCTGACGAACTCGTATGTAATTCTTCCGCCGGAGGATTTCCAGAACCCGAAGTCGATTCTCTGA
- a CDS encoding glycogen debranching enzyme N-terminal domain-containing protein gives MIVFGQKQLRDIEFSSSKEWILTDGDGGFASSTISFMNTRRQHSLLTVSLNPPLRRLALLNKVDEEVIVNGKSYFLGTNQYPGTLFPQGYKYLHKFTFDHFPQLSFDLDGNLLSKKVVMPKHSNSVFIHYENDSKVELTFRLLPLLSFRLKDSLLLAGDGFLVDELPDGVRIVADMNLPRVYLKLSRIYNTSPESFWYRDFIYKNDGGNYDDSREDLYNIGYWETILEPGKSVTLAASTRDLGEFDYSEIEAKYVEAIEAVRSRSGLSKKYIRLADMGSCHFVRSHAVRGSVVLEGYPYGSIMIRDTLLSLAGLSWISGESKLEHNILHNLVTNKMNGVLPASVDESDQHINYDDPMVPFYFAVALARSTAKEDGASLLRRFMPVLKESADMILENNLGGKRLGATGLIVLTGGSDIAAANPSNACINALLYNLLRLISDSDSSEGARYTDIISQIESGFFSTFYEPDGRYKNIVDHGQVTLNMAMPLVMTFSPLDEDQQVAISRNLVEIFLQTRNEESIHTGTDHSCNLVGMYLTEATSKFKSCRQEFERMLVFFEDLVSTQDLTNCVDGIQKCGTDSMRERPQDISSAVMVAEAIRLVKDLKLK, from the coding sequence ATGATAGTTTTCGGTCAAAAACAGCTACGGGACATAGAATTCTCGTCATCAAAGGAGTGGATTCTGACGGATGGCGATGGTGGATTTGCTTCGAGCACGATTTCTTTCATGAACACTCGTCGGCAGCATTCGCTACTCACCGTTTCATTGAATCCTCCGCTTAGAAGACTGGCACTTCTGAATAAAGTTGACGAAGAAGTCATAGTTAATGGGAAATCATATTTTCTGGGGACAAATCAATACCCCGGCACGCTATTCCCGCAGGGTTACAAATACCTGCATAAGTTCACGTTCGATCACTTCCCTCAATTGTCGTTCGATCTGGACGGCAACCTTCTGTCTAAAAAAGTCGTAATGCCGAAACACTCTAATTCAGTTTTCATTCACTATGAAAATGATTCGAAAGTTGAGTTGACGTTCCGGCTTTTGCCCCTTCTCAGCTTCAGGCTGAAGGACTCTCTCCTCCTTGCCGGCGATGGCTTCCTTGTGGACGAACTTCCTGACGGTGTCAGGATTGTGGCGGATATGAATCTTCCACGAGTCTATCTGAAGCTGTCTCGAATTTACAATACCAGTCCGGAGTCGTTCTGGTATCGCGATTTCATTTACAAGAACGACGGTGGCAATTATGACGACAGCCGAGAGGACTTATATAACATCGGATATTGGGAGACGATACTCGAACCCGGAAAAAGCGTAACGCTTGCTGCATCTACTCGGGACCTCGGGGAATTTGATTATTCCGAGATCGAGGCAAAATATGTGGAAGCAATCGAGGCAGTGCGCTCCAGGTCCGGACTTTCCAAGAAGTATATCAGGCTTGCAGACATGGGTTCATGTCATTTCGTCAGGAGTCATGCTGTTCGAGGTTCGGTTGTCCTTGAAGGTTATCCGTACGGCAGCATCATGATCCGAGATACCCTTCTGTCGTTAGCGGGATTGAGCTGGATCTCCGGCGAAAGCAAACTGGAGCACAATATCTTGCACAATCTGGTTACCAATAAGATGAATGGAGTGCTCCCGGCAAGCGTCGACGAAAGCGACCAGCACATAAATTACGACGACCCGATGGTGCCTTTTTACTTTGCCGTGGCACTAGCAAGAAGCACCGCGAAGGAGGATGGGGCGAGTCTGTTAAGGCGCTTCATGCCTGTGCTCAAAGAGTCGGCTGACATGATACTCGAGAACAATTTGGGAGGAAAGAGGCTCGGCGCGACAGGACTAATAGTTTTGACAGGCGGATCTGATATCGCTGCAGCAAATCCGAGCAACGCATGTATAAACGCTCTTCTATACAACCTTCTCAGGCTGATAAGCGACTCGGATTCTTCGGAAGGCGCTCGGTATACTGACATCATATCTCAAATTGAATCGGGTTTCTTCAGCACATTTTACGAACCTGACGGACGATATAAGAATATAGTGGATCATGGTCAGGTGACTCTGAATATGGCAATGCCGCTCGTGATGACATTCAGTCCACTCGATGAGGATCAGCAGGTTGCTATTTCCAGGAATCTTGTAGAAATATTCTTGCAAACTCGAAATGAAGAATCGATTCATACTGGTACGGACCACTCGTGCAATCTTGTAGGGATGTACCTGACAGAAGCGACATCGAAATTCAAGTCGTGCAGGCAAGAATTTGAACGAATGTTGGTCTTTTTCGAAGACCTCGTCAGTACACAGGACCTCACCAACTGTGTCGACGGTATTCAGAAATGTGGAACGGACTCAATGCGGGAGAGACCTCAGGACATTTCATCTGCAGTAATGGTGGCTGAGGCAATAAGATTGGTTAAGGACCTCAAGCTAAAGTAG